The stretch of DNA CCAGCAAGCCCTGGACGCGGTGCTGGAAATCCGCCTGGCCCAGCAACGGGCCGCGGCCTCCACGGCCAGCTAAGCTGCACGCCACTTGCCGGAGCCGCTGGGGCTCCGTACAAGCGGGGCATCAATCAGGCGAAGCTTTTCCCGGTCAGTTTCTCGTACGCCTCAACGTAGCGGCTGCGGGTCCGGTCCACAACGTCGGCAGGCAGCACCGGCGGAGGCGTGTCGGAAGCCCTGTCCCAGCCCGATTCGGCCGATGTAAGCCAGTCCCGGACGTACTGCTTGTCATAGGACGGCTGTGCCTGTCCCGGCTGGTAGGTGCCGGCGTCCCAGAACCGTGAAGAGTCCGGAGTCAGAACCTCATCACCAAGGGTGATTGAACCCGAGACGGCGTCGTAGCCGAACTCCACCTTGGTATCGGCGAGGATGATCCCGCGCTCCCGGGCGATTGCCTCCGCGGTGGTGTAGATCTGCAAAGTGAGTTCGCTCAACCGGCCGGCAATGTCGTCACCCACCATGGCCACCACGGCGTCATAGGTGATGTTCTCATCATGCTCGCCCACTGCGGCCTTGGCCGACGGTGTGAAGATGGCGTGCTCCAGCCGCGACCCGTCCACCAGGCCCTCCGGCAGCGGGATGCTGCACACTGTTCCGGACACCCGGTATTCCTGCAGGCCGGAGCCGGTGAGGTACCCGCGGGCGATGCACTCCACCGGAAACATGTCCAGCTTCTTGCAGATCATGGCCCGGCCTTCCACGGCCGCAGGCACCCCGTCCGCCACGGTGGAGCCCAGCACGTGGTGCTCCACGTCCAGCTGGTCGAACCACCACAGGCTCAGCTGGGTGAGGATGCGCCCCTTGTCTGGAATCTCGCTGGCCAGGACGTGATCGAAGGCGCTGATGCGGTCGCTTGCCACCACCAGCACGCACTCCTGGCCCACGCGTTCGACGATGGAATCGTCGGCGGGCTCGTAAAGGTCGCGCACCTTGCCGGAGTAGACGTGCTTCCAGCCCGGCAGGTCCAGGGTGGCGGTGTTGAGGCCTCGTGCTGCGGGAGTTTCGCTCATGCTATGCCTTCGCCTTCGTGATCGGCAGGGATCCGGTAGCGCCGGACGATACCCTGATCTCGCCGCGGGCGGCCTTGCGGCCGATGTCCGTACGGAACTGCGAGCCTTCAAGCTGAACCAGTTCCACGCCGTCGTACGCCTTTTCGCGCGCCTCCACCAGGTCGCTGCCCAGCGCAACCACGGCCAGGACGCGCCCGCCCGCGGAGATCACCTTGCCGTCCTCGTCCACGGAGGTCCCGGCGTGGATCACGTGCACGCCTTCGAGTTCCTCCACCTTCTTCAGCCCGCGGATGCGGTCACCGGTGCGGGGAGTGTCGGGGTAGTTTTCAGAAGCGACGACGACGGCGACAGCCGTTTCCTTCGACCAGCGCAGCTCTTCCGCCTGGTCCAGTTCGCCCTTGGCAGCTGCCAGCAGCAGGGCACCGAGGGGGGTCTGGAGCCGGGCCAGCACGGCCTGGGTTTCGGGGTCGCCGAAGCGGACGTTGAATTCGATCACCCGGGTGCCGCGCGAGGTGAGGGCCAGCCCCACGAACAGCACGCCCACAAAGGGGGTGCCGCGGCGGGCCATCTCGTTGACGGTGGGCTGGGCCACACGGTCGATGACTTCCTGGACCAGGCCTTCGGGGGCCCACTCGAGGGGGGTGTAGGCGCCCATGCCGCCGGTGTTGGGTCCTTCGTCGTTGTCGAAGATCCGCTTGAAGTCCTGGGCCGGTGACAGCGGAACGGTGTTCTGCCCGTCGCAGAGGACAAAGAGGGAAACCTCGGGGCCGTCGAGGAACTCCTCGATCACCACGGAGCCGCCGGCATCAAAGCAGGACTGTGCGTGGGCCAGGGCTTCATCTCGGTTCTTGCTGACCACGACGCCCTTGCCGGCCGCCAGCCCGTCGTCCTTGACCACATACGGCGCACCGAAGGTGTCCAGGGCTGATGCGGCCTCGTCGGCGTTGGTAGCCACCAGGGCCATGGCCGTGGGGACACCGGCTTCGGCCATGATCTCCTTGGCGAATGCCTTGGAAGCCTCGAGCTGGGCGGCAGCCTTGCTGGGACCGAACACCGGAATCCCGGCGTCGCGGACGGCGTCGGAAACACCTGCTGCGAGCGGCGCCTCCGGACCCACTACCACCAGGTCTACGGCGAGCCTGGCGGCCAGGGCGGCTACGGCGTCGGGATCATTGGCATTGACCGGGTGGGTGGGGACCAGCTTGCTGATCCCAGCATTGCCGGGTGCTGCGTGGACCTCGGAGACGTTGGGGTCGGCGAGCAGGGAGCGGACAATGGCGTGTTCGCGGCCTCCGGGGCCGATGACGAGTACCTTCACAGTCTCCAAGGGTACTTTGTGCACCCTGCCCGCTCCTAAGCTGTGTCAGCCCCGAAGAACAATCCAGGGGGCGCTCCGCTCCGAATGAGTGACATGGAAAAGCTTCGGAACTTGCTCAAGGGTCCCCCTGCCATGGCCGCACTGTCAGGTGTGGTGGCGGCCGCCGTCGTGCTTGCCGTGGCCGAGCTGGCGGGAGCGTTTTTCACGGCCCGCGCCACCCCTGTGTTCGCCCTCGGATCCACGTTCATCGACTTCACGCCGTCGTGGATGAAGGACTTCGCGATTGCCACGTTCGGCACCAATGACAAGGCCGCACTATTTGTGGGCATGGGACTGACCATCGCAGTGCTGGCGTGCGTGCTGGGTGTGGTGGCGTACCGGCGGTGGGCCCTGGGCGTGATGGGTGTCCTGTTGATGGGCGCCATCATCGTGACGAGCGTGGTGACCAGGGCGGGCGTAGGGCCGGCGGATGCCATCCCGTCTGTTGTGGGTACCATCGCCGGCCTGATGGTGCTGCGGCTCCTGGTGAACCGCTTGCGGGGCTTGAAGGCCTGGCCCGACGCACCGGCAGACTCTGCCGTGCCTGGCGGTTCTACCCGCCGCCGCTTCTTCGCCGCCGCCGGGATCACTGCGGCCGCTGCCGGCATCGCCGCGACGGGTGGCCGGCTCCTGGGCGCGGCACGCAGCAACATCGCCCGGGCGCGGGACGCCATGCAACTGCCCGCACCCGCCAGTGCAGCCGCTGCCATTCCGGGCGCGGTCCAGTCTCCGGTGGCTGGCGTCCCGCCA from Pseudarthrobacter siccitolerans encodes:
- the purD gene encoding phosphoribosylamine--glycine ligase — translated: MKVLVIGPGGREHAIVRSLLADPNVSEVHAAPGNAGISKLVPTHPVNANDPDAVAALAARLAVDLVVVGPEAPLAAGVSDAVRDAGIPVFGPSKAAAQLEASKAFAKEIMAEAGVPTAMALVATNADEAASALDTFGAPYVVKDDGLAAGKGVVVSKNRDEALAHAQSCFDAGGSVVIEEFLDGPEVSLFVLCDGQNTVPLSPAQDFKRIFDNDEGPNTGGMGAYTPLEWAPEGLVQEVIDRVAQPTVNEMARRGTPFVGVLFVGLALTSRGTRVIEFNVRFGDPETQAVLARLQTPLGALLLAAAKGELDQAEELRWSKETAVAVVVASENYPDTPRTGDRIRGLKKVEELEGVHVIHAGTSVDEDGKVISAGGRVLAVVALGSDLVEAREKAYDGVELVQLEGSQFRTDIGRKAARGEIRVSSGATGSLPITKAKA
- a CDS encoding phosphoribosylaminoimidazolesuccinocarboxamide synthase translates to MSETPAARGLNTATLDLPGWKHVYSGKVRDLYEPADDSIVERVGQECVLVVASDRISAFDHVLASEIPDKGRILTQLSLWWFDQLDVEHHVLGSTVADGVPAAVEGRAMICKKLDMFPVECIARGYLTGSGLQEYRVSGTVCSIPLPEGLVDGSRLEHAIFTPSAKAAVGEHDENITYDAVVAMVGDDIAGRLSELTLQIYTTAEAIARERGIILADTKVEFGYDAVSGSITLGDEVLTPDSSRFWDAGTYQPGQAQPSYDKQYVRDWLTSAESGWDRASDTPPPVLPADVVDRTRSRYVEAYEKLTGKSFA